A genome region from Streptomyces sp. NBC_01296 includes the following:
- the atpA gene encoding F0F1 ATP synthase subunit alpha codes for MAELTIRPEEIRDALENFVQSYQPDAASREEVGTVSVAGDGIAKVEGLPSAMANELLKFEDGTLGLALNLEEREIGAVVLGEFSGIEEGQPVQRTGEVLSVGVGEGYLGRVVDPLGNPIDGLGEIATEGRRALELQAPGVMVRKSVHEPMQTGYKAIDAMVPVGRGQRQLIIGDRQTGKTALAVDTIINQRDNWRSGDVNKQVRCIYVAIGQKGSTIASVRGALEDAGALEYTTIVAAPASDPAGFKYLAPYTGSAIGQHWMYAGKHVLIIFDDLSKQADAYRAVSLLLRRPPGREAYPGDVFYLHSRLLERCAKLSDDMGAGSMTGLPIVETKANDVSAFIPTNVISITDGQCFLESDLFNAGQRPALNVGISVSRVGGSAQHKAMKQVSGRLRLDLAQYRELEAFAAFGSDLDAASKASLERGKRLVELLKQGQYQPMPVEEQVVSVWAGTTGKMDDVPVGDIRRFESELLEHLRRERKDLLTSIADGGKMSDDTLSSIADAIAGFKQQFETSDGKLLGEDAPAVNVSK; via the coding sequence ATGGCGGAGCTCACGATCCGGCCGGAGGAGATCCGGGACGCACTGGAGAACTTTGTCCAGTCGTACCAGCCGGACGCGGCCTCGCGCGAGGAGGTCGGAACGGTCAGCGTTGCCGGCGACGGCATCGCGAAGGTGGAGGGCCTGCCCTCCGCCATGGCGAACGAGCTGCTGAAGTTCGAGGACGGCACCCTTGGTCTCGCCCTCAACCTCGAGGAGCGCGAGATCGGTGCGGTCGTCCTCGGCGAGTTCAGCGGTATCGAGGAGGGCCAGCCGGTGCAGCGCACCGGTGAGGTGCTCTCCGTCGGCGTCGGCGAGGGCTACCTCGGCCGTGTCGTCGACCCGCTCGGCAACCCGATCGACGGTCTCGGCGAGATCGCGACCGAAGGCCGTCGCGCCCTGGAGCTTCAGGCTCCGGGCGTCATGGTCCGTAAGTCGGTGCACGAGCCGATGCAGACCGGCTACAAGGCCATCGACGCGATGGTGCCGGTCGGCCGTGGCCAGCGTCAGCTGATCATCGGCGACCGTCAGACCGGCAAGACCGCTCTGGCCGTCGACACGATCATCAACCAGCGCGACAACTGGCGCTCGGGCGACGTGAACAAGCAGGTCCGCTGCATCTACGTCGCCATCGGCCAGAAGGGCTCGACCATCGCGTCCGTTCGCGGCGCCCTGGAAGACGCCGGCGCGCTCGAGTACACGACGATCGTCGCCGCCCCGGCGTCCGACCCGGCCGGCTTCAAGTACCTGGCGCCGTACACCGGTTCCGCCATCGGCCAGCACTGGATGTACGCCGGCAAGCACGTCCTGATCATCTTCGACGACCTGTCGAAGCAGGCCGACGCCTACCGCGCCGTGTCGCTGCTGCTGCGCCGCCCGCCGGGCCGTGAGGCCTACCCGGGTGACGTCTTCTACCTGCACTCCCGTCTGCTGGAGCGCTGCGCGAAGCTGTCCGACGACATGGGTGCCGGTTCGATGACCGGTCTGCCGATCGTCGAGACCAAGGCGAACGACGTGTCGGCGTTCATCCCGACCAACGTCATCTCCATCACCGACGGCCAGTGCTTCCTGGAGTCCGACCTGTTCAACGCGGGCCAGCGCCCGGCGCTGAACGTCGGTATCTCGGTCTCCCGCGTCGGTGGCTCCGCCCAGCACAAGGCCATGAAGCAGGTTTCCGGCCGTCTGCGCCTGGACCTCGCCCAGTACCGTGAGCTGGAGGCGTTCGCCGCCTTCGGTTCCGACCTGGACGCCGCGTCGAAGGCCTCGCTGGAGCGCGGCAAGCGCCTGGTCGAGCTGCTGAAGCAGGGCCAGTACCAGCCGATGCCCGTCGAGGAGCAGGTCGTCTCCGTCTGGGCCGGCACCACCGGCAAGATGGACGACGTTCCGGTGGGCGACATCCGTCGCTTCGAGTCGGAGCTGCTGGAGCACCTGCGCCGCGAGCGCAAGGACCTCCTCACCTCCATCGCGGACGGCGGCAAGATGTCGGACGACACCCTGTCCTCCATCGCGGACGCCATCGCCGGCTTCAAGCAGCAGTTCGAGACCTCGGACGGCAAGCTCCTGGGCGAGGACGCGCCGGCCGTCAACGTCTCCAAGTGA
- a CDS encoding F0F1 ATP synthase subunit delta: protein MNGASREALASARERLDALTDNTSVDATKLAGELAAVTALLDREVSLRRVITDPAQSGEAKAELVGRLLSGQVGGETLDLVSGMARSRWSQSRDLVDALEELAATADLTAAQQTGALDNVEDEVFRFGRIVASSTELRSALTDRAATASAKSQLLRSLLGGKANAVTERLVIRLVTHPRGRSLEAGLESLSKLAAERRDRMVATVTSAVPLSDVQKQRLGAVLAKLYGRQMHLNLDVDPEVLGGISVRVGDEVIDGTIADRLSEASRRMAG from the coding sequence ATGAACGGAGCGAGCCGCGAGGCGCTGGCCTCCGCGCGCGAGCGTCTCGACGCGCTGACGGACAACACGTCCGTCGACGCGACGAAGCTCGCCGGCGAGCTGGCAGCCGTCACCGCGCTGCTCGACCGTGAGGTCTCGCTGCGTCGGGTCATCACGGACCCGGCGCAGTCCGGCGAGGCCAAGGCCGAGCTGGTCGGCCGTCTGCTGTCCGGCCAGGTGGGCGGGGAAACCCTCGACCTGGTGTCCGGCATGGCGCGCTCCCGCTGGTCGCAGTCCCGCGACCTGGTGGACGCGCTGGAGGAGCTGGCGGCCACCGCCGACCTCACGGCGGCCCAGCAGACCGGTGCGCTCGACAACGTCGAGGACGAGGTCTTCCGCTTCGGCCGGATCGTCGCCTCGAGCACCGAGCTGCGTTCCGCGCTGACCGACCGCGCGGCCACCGCCTCCGCCAAGAGCCAGCTGCTGCGCAGCCTGCTCGGCGGCAAGGCGAACGCCGTCACGGAGCGCCTGGTCATCCGTCTCGTCACGCACCCGCGTGGACGTAGCCTGGAAGCGGGACTCGAGTCCCTCTCCAAGCTCGCCGCCGAGCGCCGTGACCGCATGGTCGCCACCGTGACCAGCGCGGTTCCGCTCAGCGACGTGCAGAAGCAGCGTCTCGGCGCGGTGCTGGCCAAGCTGTACGGCCGCCAGATGCACCTGAACCTCGACGTGGACCCCGAGGTCCTCGGCGGGATCTCGGTGCGGGTCGGCGACGAGGTCATCGACGGCACCATCGCGGACCGCCTTTCCGAGGCGTCCCGCCGCATGGCCGGCTGA
- the atpB gene encoding F0F1 ATP synthase subunit A gives MKEPAVSADLTQVLAFETDCHIFDGCGFPGPGLHSFLFEPLWGEPGLTSVYFNKPMLLALLGSLIIVGFFWAAFRKPKVVPGKLQMVAETGYDFVRRGIVYETLGKKEGEKYVPFMVSLFFFVWVLNVWSIVPLAQFPVTAIIAYPAILALLVYFIWMSVTFKRHGFVGGLKNLTGYDKSLGGVLPLVMVIEFFSNVLVRPFTHAVRLFANMFAGHTLLLLFTIASWYLLNGIGIAYAGVSFIMVIVMTAFELFIQAVQAYVFVLLACSFIQGALAEQH, from the coding sequence CTGAAGGAGCCCGCGGTGAGTGCTGACCTGACGCAGGTGCTCGCTTTCGAGACCGACTGTCACATCTTCGACGGATGTGGCTTCCCCGGTCCGGGCCTGCACTCGTTCCTCTTCGAGCCGCTGTGGGGCGAACCCGGCCTGACCAGTGTGTACTTCAACAAGCCGATGCTGCTGGCCCTCCTGGGCTCGCTGATCATCGTCGGCTTCTTCTGGGCCGCCTTCCGCAAGCCGAAGGTCGTCCCGGGCAAGCTCCAGATGGTCGCCGAGACCGGCTACGACTTCGTGCGCCGCGGCATCGTGTACGAGACGCTGGGCAAGAAGGAGGGCGAGAAGTACGTCCCCTTCATGGTTTCGCTGTTCTTCTTCGTCTGGGTCCTGAACGTCTGGTCGATCGTCCCCCTGGCCCAGTTCCCGGTGACCGCGATCATCGCGTACCCGGCGATTCTCGCGCTGCTCGTCTACTTCATCTGGATGTCGGTGACGTTCAAGCGTCACGGCTTCGTCGGCGGACTCAAGAACCTGACCGGCTACGACAAGTCGCTCGGCGGCGTCCTGCCCCTCGTCATGGTCATCGAGTTCTTCTCGAACGTCCTGGTGCGCCCGTTCACCCACGCGGTCCGACTGTTCGCGAACATGTTCGCCGGTCACACGCTGCTGCTGCTGTTCACCATCGCCAGCTGGTACCTGCTGAACGGGATCGGGATCGCCTACGCGGGCGTCTCTTTCATCATGGTCATCGTGATGACGGCCTTCGAGCTCTTCATCCAGGCTGTCCAGGCCTACGTCTTCGTGCTGCTGGCCTGCAGCTTCATCCAGGGCGCACTCGCCGAGCAGCACTGA
- a CDS encoding ATP synthase subunit C, with translation MSQILAAADGVTGSLSSVGYGLAAIGPGVGVGIIFGNGTQALARQPEAAGLIRANQILGFAFCEALALIGLVMPFVYS, from the coding sequence ATGTCCCAGATCCTCGCTGCCGCCGATGGCGTCACCGGCTCCCTCAGCTCCGTTGGTTACGGTCTCGCGGCCATCGGCCCGGGTGTCGGCGTCGGCATCATCTTCGGTAACGGCACGCAGGCTCTCGCCCGTCAGCCCGAGGCTGCCGGTCTGATCCGCGCCAACCAGATCCTCGGCTTCGCCTTCTGTGAGGCGCTCGCCCTCATCGGTCTGGTCATGCCGTTCGTCTACAGCTGA
- a CDS encoding F0F1 ATP synthase subunit B yields the protein MNLLVLAAETENPLFPPIPELVIGLIAFVIVFGVLAKKLLPNINKVLDERREQIEGGIEKAEAAQTEAQSVLEQYKAQLAEARHEAARLRQDALEQGTALKEELRAEGQRQREEIIAAGHAQIAADRKAASQALRQDVGKLATDLAGKLVGESLEDAARQSRTIDRFLSELEEKAEAAR from the coding sequence GTGAACCTCCTGGTTCTCGCGGCAGAGACGGAAAACCCGCTCTTCCCGCCGATCCCCGAGCTCGTCATCGGTCTGATCGCCTTCGTCATCGTCTTCGGTGTCCTCGCGAAGAAGCTCCTCCCGAACATCAACAAGGTTCTGGACGAGCGTCGCGAGCAGATCGAGGGCGGTATCGAGAAGGCTGAGGCCGCTCAGACCGAGGCCCAGAGCGTGCTGGAGCAGTACAAGGCCCAGCTCGCCGAAGCCCGGCACGAGGCCGCGCGCCTGCGCCAGGATGCGCTGGAGCAGGGCACTGCGCTCAAGGAAGAACTGCGCGCAGAGGGCCAGCGGCAGCGTGAGGAGATCATCGCTGCCGGCCACGCCCAGATCGCGGCCGACCGCAAGGCCGCCTCTCAGGCGCTGCGCCAGGACGTGGGCAAGCTCGCCACCGACCTGGCCGGCAAGCTCGTCGGCGAGTCCCTCGAGGACGCCGCCCGGCAGAGCCGCACGATCGACCGCTTCCTCAGCGAGCTTGAGGAGAAGGCCGAGGCGGCCCGATGA